The segment TGCCATCGCACTGAAAATACACGTCATATTTGCAACTATGGTTAGCAAAACGGCACCGAGGATGCATGCCACTAGTCTTGGAATAACTAAATAATTTGTCGGGCTGATGCCAAGCATTTTGAGAGCGTCAATTTGCTCTGTGACCTGCATAGTTCCCACTTCGGCAGCAATCCCCGCCCCCACACGTGAAGTTAAAAGCAATGCTGTGACGACAGCCGCCAGCTCACGCAAAATCAGCATTGCCGCAAAGCCTGGAACCATCGAATCGTTTTGAATGACAAGTTTCATATGGAATGATGACTCCAGAATCGTCACCATCGCCGCGAAGCAAACACAGAAAACAATAATAATAAGGCTGCCATTGCCGACGAAATATAGCTGCTCAAAGGTTTCTTTCCAGCGGAATTGCTGTGCTTTTGCCGCCATCTAAAAACCTCTCACCATATGCAGAACGATTTCGCCTAAGAAACTTGTCAGCCAATCCGTCACAACAATCGCAATCATAGTAATCACGGCTGTAGAAACCACCGAACGACCAACA is part of the Bdellovibrionales bacterium genome and harbors:
- a CDS encoding ABC transporter permease; the protein is MAAKAQQFRWKETFEQLYFVGNGSLIIIVFCVCFAAMVTILESSFHMKLVIQNDSMVPGFAAMLILRELAAVVTALLLTSRVGAGIAAEVGTMQVTEQIDALKMLGISPTNYLVIPRLVACILGAVLLTIVANMTCIFSAMAVSSSYLGYTPALFISGMKRFVQFKDLIFAIIKAACFGAVIPLISCYFGFRCEAGAEGVGRATTNSVVVGSMAVIVIDFLLSYAFSYLY